One Oleidesulfovibrio alaskensis DSM 16109 genomic region harbors:
- the rpsF gene encoding 30S ribosomal protein S6, whose product MRKFETLLLLSPELGSQPREDLLAVLTGVIEREQGSVLAVDHWGMRDLAYPVRKHMRGYYVRLEYAVAGPSVAELERIIRITDGIYKFVTVKLADEAEEAA is encoded by the coding sequence ATGAGAAAGTTTGAAACGTTGCTGCTGCTCTCTCCCGAGCTCGGCAGCCAGCCCCGTGAGGATCTGCTCGCAGTTCTCACCGGTGTCATCGAGCGCGAACAGGGTTCTGTTCTGGCCGTTGACCACTGGGGCATGCGCGACCTCGCCTACCCTGTGCGCAAGCACATGCGCGGCTACTATGTCCGTCTGGAATATGCCGTTGCCGGTCCTTCCGTAGCCGAACTGGAACGCATCATCCGCATCACCGACGGCATTTACAAGTTTGTCACCGTCAAGCTGGCGGACGAAGCTGAGGAGGCAGCGTAA